One window of the uncultured Paludibaculum sp. genome contains the following:
- a CDS encoding glutaminyl-peptide cyclotransferase, with amino-acid sequence MSKGFAIVATAVMIIGGAIAVLVDLTGTPTLPPAVPLSPDPAPMRAYEVVAEYPHDPRALTQGLVYANGFLYESVDVQGHASVRKVDLETGRVLEEHAVESRFLGEGVTEWRGQIVQLTPTRTRPSVFRSLIVDNLKRMGAPFVPQDSGVRYDLDSLEPVSTFGYNTEGWGLTHDDHQFIKSDGTSILRFLNPETMKWQAQIAVVEAGKGIRWLNELEYVDGSVYANIWQRDRIAIIQLNSGQVTGWLDLAPLRSRMIPAPKDAKELGAYGRAVANGIAYDAAGRRLFVTGKNWPRVFEIRLGR; translated from the coding sequence ATGTCCAAAGGGTTTGCCATCGTGGCCACTGCGGTGATGATCATTGGCGGTGCGATTGCCGTTCTGGTCGATCTGACGGGGACGCCCACCTTGCCGCCCGCGGTTCCGTTGTCGCCGGATCCGGCTCCGATGCGCGCGTACGAGGTGGTCGCGGAGTATCCGCACGATCCTCGGGCGCTGACGCAGGGCCTGGTTTATGCGAACGGGTTTCTTTACGAGAGCGTCGACGTGCAGGGGCATGCCTCGGTCCGGAAGGTGGACCTCGAGACCGGCCGCGTGCTGGAGGAGCATGCCGTCGAGAGCCGCTTCCTGGGGGAGGGTGTGACAGAGTGGCGCGGCCAGATCGTCCAGCTCACGCCCACGCGGACGCGGCCGAGCGTGTTTCGCTCGCTGATCGTGGACAACCTGAAGAGGATGGGGGCTCCGTTTGTGCCGCAGGATAGCGGGGTCCGGTATGACCTCGATTCGCTCGAACCGGTGTCGACGTTCGGCTACAACACGGAGGGGTGGGGCCTCACGCACGACGACCATCAGTTCATCAAGAGCGACGGTACTTCGATTTTGCGGTTTCTGAATCCGGAGACGATGAAGTGGCAGGCGCAGATCGCCGTGGTGGAGGCCGGCAAAGGGATTCGTTGGCTGAACGAGCTCGAGTATGTCGATGGCTCGGTCTACGCCAACATCTGGCAGCGGGATCGGATCGCCATCATTCAGCTCAATTCGGGCCAGGTGACGGGGTGGCTTGATCTCGCGCCGCTGCGGTCGCGCATGATCCCTGCACCCAAGGACGCTAAGGAGCTCGGGGCCTACGGTAGGGCTGTGGCCAACGGCATCGCGTACGACGCGGCCGGCAGACGTTTGTTTGTGACCGGCAAGAACTGGCCACGGGTGTTTGAGATTCGACTGGGCCGCTAA
- a CDS encoding NYN domain-containing protein: MKTVWIIDGAYLFNYGKTRQFDYLKLRRELTKANGGPIYEGYYLNPTPDPATDAQNAFHTWIKSAPPKGPKLRVQLYQLKDMHNKCPNYSMQFDRQVQKGVDVGIATLIIKLAAQNVYDRLILSAGDGDFEDAISYIKSDLHKEFWLNGAQTSLSTDLQSYADHVQWLDDMHPAIDR; the protein is encoded by the coding sequence ATGAAAACAGTTTGGATCATCGACGGCGCGTATTTGTTCAACTACGGGAAGACTCGTCAATTCGACTACCTCAAACTGAGGCGAGAACTCACGAAGGCCAACGGTGGTCCGATTTATGAAGGGTATTATCTTAATCCGACGCCGGATCCGGCGACCGACGCTCAGAATGCTTTCCATACTTGGATCAAATCAGCACCGCCGAAAGGTCCGAAACTCCGGGTCCAGCTGTATCAGCTGAAGGATATGCATAATAAATGTCCAAACTACTCAATGCAGTTCGATCGCCAAGTCCAAAAGGGCGTTGACGTTGGCATCGCCACTCTAATCATAAAACTAGCTGCTCAAAACGTCTATGACCGGCTCATCCTTTCGGCCGGCGACGGTGATTTCGAAGACGCCATCTCCTACATTAAATCAGATTTACATAAGGAATTTTGGCTCAATGGTGCGCAGACAAGCCTCTCGACGGATTTGCAGTCTTATGCGGATCATGTACAGTGGCTGGATGATATGCATCCGGCAATAGACAGATAG
- a CDS encoding ABC transporter permease: protein MTLLETLMRDMRFAFRMLRRSPGSTVVTVLVLAAGIAVSTVVFTGYKAMVARLLDARAPEEMVNLALKRDSSAPQYSFSYPDYEAFRESLRCFSGLIAYRPAQLVYSAVSGAHKQHAPGAGGAWGQLGVLRRGIGSAETATVFVVSENYFRVLGVGMLQGRSFESMAPAELANTPPVLLSENYWRRHFGGDAAVIGRTVYLNGAAFTITGITPHNFVGTSIGAPAFWLPASAEPLVHGDTQWLRNREEQPYRLFGRLAPGGTTAGAQAEVNAVAEHLRSLHDPRSAWAKPGTAIVWRGSPFPLPLAEYGGLMLATALVLAAAGMVVVVASANVGSLQLARSRARVSEMRTRMSLGASRSRLIGQMLTESALIGVMAGGLALVFTQVMLRQAAAMMVDAVPGEYGGLVFDVPLDFEIFAFVSTVSLLSGMLSGLAPALEGSRFGLSLSCRGGTASVRSRRLQDALVVAQVTLSLVLVAAANVAIRSSVRSVSIDTGYNDRHVLALAVRFPETLKYSDPQKRILIEQLRARLAAMPGVAAVTSARPPVDAGYRTSASTLDAASTQSIVHYTRVEPNYFDTLAIPFRRGGRFPPQGSGGVVLSESAAEALWPGQNPVGRSLRPGPIDDRHHNSNELVARGSAYTVLGVVRDTRAAEFHATDSQRIYIPLPANEIRNYPILVRTRSDPAQMVRAIDALLTSVDPNLMADCSTLAEMQRQSAPFVVAALTALVASAIGLVALLLALLGIWSTVSYIVVLRTREVGVRMAMGAQRTDVLRLILNESARPILRGLLAGSLLAAGASYPARGLLYGMNGIDWAALAVDSMAFLIIGLLACYPPAWRATRVDPQVALRHE, encoded by the coding sequence ATGACCTTGCTAGAAACATTGATGCGCGACATGCGGTTCGCATTCCGAATGCTCCGCCGCTCACCCGGATCCACGGTCGTCACCGTTCTTGTCCTGGCTGCCGGCATCGCGGTGAGCACGGTTGTCTTTACGGGCTATAAGGCCATGGTGGCGCGGCTGCTCGACGCCCGCGCGCCCGAGGAGATGGTGAATCTGGCGTTGAAGCGCGATTCCTCGGCGCCACAATACTCCTTCAGCTACCCCGATTACGAGGCGTTTCGCGAGTCGCTGCGCTGCTTCAGCGGCCTGATTGCCTACCGGCCGGCGCAACTTGTCTACTCCGCGGTGAGCGGCGCCCACAAGCAGCACGCGCCCGGTGCGGGGGGCGCGTGGGGACAACTCGGGGTCCTGCGGAGGGGGATTGGGAGCGCCGAGACCGCCACGGTTTTCGTGGTTTCCGAGAACTACTTCCGGGTCCTCGGAGTCGGAATGCTCCAAGGGAGAAGCTTCGAATCCATGGCGCCGGCCGAGCTGGCCAACACTCCACCGGTTCTCCTGAGTGAAAACTACTGGCGGAGACATTTTGGCGGAGATGCGGCTGTCATCGGGAGGACTGTCTACCTGAATGGCGCCGCTTTCACGATTACCGGCATCACTCCACACAACTTCGTGGGCACGAGCATTGGGGCCCCTGCCTTCTGGCTGCCGGCGAGCGCCGAGCCGCTGGTACACGGCGACACGCAGTGGTTGCGCAATCGTGAGGAGCAACCCTACCGCCTTTTCGGGCGCCTGGCGCCGGGGGGCACCACAGCAGGGGCTCAGGCGGAGGTGAACGCCGTCGCTGAGCACCTTCGTTCGTTGCATGATCCGCGCTCGGCTTGGGCCAAGCCGGGCACGGCCATTGTCTGGCGCGGCTCCCCGTTCCCTCTTCCGTTGGCAGAGTATGGCGGGCTGATGCTGGCCACCGCGCTTGTACTGGCCGCGGCAGGAATGGTGGTGGTGGTGGCCAGCGCCAACGTCGGGAGCCTGCAATTGGCCCGGTCGCGGGCCAGAGTGAGCGAAATGCGGACGCGCATGTCGCTGGGCGCCAGCCGTTCGCGGTTGATCGGGCAAATGCTCACAGAGAGCGCTTTGATCGGAGTGATGGCGGGTGGTTTGGCTCTCGTGTTCACCCAGGTAATGCTGCGACAGGCAGCGGCCATGATGGTCGACGCGGTGCCCGGCGAGTATGGCGGGCTGGTGTTCGACGTTCCGCTCGATTTCGAGATCTTCGCTTTTGTCTCCACCGTATCGCTGCTCTCCGGCATGCTTTCGGGGCTGGCGCCGGCGCTGGAGGGTTCGCGGTTCGGCCTCAGCCTGAGTTGCCGCGGCGGGACAGCATCGGTTCGTAGCCGCCGCCTGCAGGACGCGCTCGTCGTCGCACAGGTCACCCTGTCGCTGGTCCTGGTCGCCGCCGCCAACGTGGCGATCCGGAGTTCTGTCCGCTCAGTCTCGATCGACACTGGGTATAACGACCGGCACGTGCTGGCGCTGGCCGTCCGGTTTCCAGAGACGCTGAAGTACTCGGATCCACAGAAGCGCATCCTCATCGAGCAGTTGCGGGCGCGGTTGGCGGCTATGCCGGGGGTGGCCGCCGTCACGAGTGCACGGCCGCCCGTCGACGCCGGGTACCGGACGAGTGCCTCCACACTGGATGCCGCCTCGACTCAGAGCATCGTCCACTACACGCGGGTGGAGCCGAACTACTTCGACACGCTGGCAATTCCTTTCCGGCGCGGAGGGAGATTTCCGCCACAGGGCTCGGGCGGGGTGGTCCTAAGCGAGTCCGCCGCGGAAGCCCTTTGGCCGGGCCAGAACCCCGTGGGGCGCAGCCTGCGTCCGGGCCCGATCGATGACCGCCACCACAATTCGAACGAACTAGTGGCGAGGGGTTCGGCATACACGGTGCTGGGCGTGGTTCGCGACACGCGGGCGGCGGAATTCCATGCGACCGACTCGCAACGCATCTACATTCCTCTCCCCGCGAACGAGATCAGGAACTACCCGATTCTGGTACGCACCCGGTCTGACCCGGCACAGATGGTTCGCGCCATCGATGCGCTGCTCACTTCCGTCGACCCGAACCTCATGGCGGACTGCTCCACCCTGGCGGAGATGCAGCGCCAGTCGGCGCCGTTCGTTGTGGCCGCTCTGACTGCCTTGGTCGCCTCCGCCATCGGTCTCGTCGCGCTGCTATTGGCGCTGCTGGGGATCTGGAGCACGGTCAGCTATATCGTCGTGCTGCGCACGCGCGAAGTGGGTGTTCGGATGGCAATGGGTGCTCAACGGACGGACGTGCTGAGACTGATCCTGAACGAAAGCGCGCGGCCGATATTGCGCGGCCTGCTTGCTGGTTCGTTGCTGGCTGCCGGCGCCTCGTACCCGGCACGCGGTCTGCTTTACGGAATGAACGGCATCGACTGGGCGGCCTTGGCTGTGGACTCAATGGCGTTTCTGATCATCGGACTGCTCGCGTGCTACCCGCCCGCGTGGCGAGCTACACGCGTCGATCCACAGGTAGCGCTACGCCATGAATGA
- a CDS encoding cyclase family protein, with translation MTQLLERLKQARVIDLAQTWFVGMPHWPTHPPFALAMTKEHGDYVLPGGVSAAAELITLGTHVGTHIDGLGHFSCNGLLYQGKSPREVGIDLVPPIVRRGVLLDVAGERELAEDESIDVPELQAAQRCAIEPGDVVLVRTGWGRRWSNARAFVNEQRQPGITLAAAQWLSGQGVFAVGADNVALERIPSPRMEVHVHLLVESGIHIIECLNLEGLAQAGVYEFAFVAAPLKIVGGDWGSGAGVWAAGVRGVATVGGAWPTGERRCDVVMLMLKEARPRSCGRWMRLGMRCAPERGRPE, from the coding sequence ATGACGCAATTACTGGAGCGGCTCAAGCAGGCGCGGGTCATTGATCTGGCGCAGACCTGGTTTGTCGGCATGCCGCACTGGCCGACGCATCCGCCCTTCGCGCTGGCGATGACGAAGGAGCACGGCGACTATGTGTTGCCGGGCGGGGTTTCGGCGGCGGCGGAGCTGATCACGCTGGGCACCCACGTGGGGACGCATATCGACGGGCTGGGGCACTTTTCGTGCAACGGGCTGTTGTATCAGGGCAAGTCGCCGCGGGAGGTGGGCATCGACCTGGTGCCGCCGATCGTGCGGCGCGGCGTGCTGCTGGACGTGGCGGGCGAGCGGGAACTGGCCGAGGACGAGTCGATCGACGTGCCGGAGCTGCAGGCGGCGCAGCGCTGTGCGATCGAGCCGGGCGATGTGGTGCTGGTGCGGACGGGGTGGGGCCGGCGGTGGTCGAATGCGCGAGCGTTCGTGAATGAGCAAAGGCAGCCCGGCATTACGCTGGCGGCGGCGCAGTGGTTGTCAGGGCAAGGGGTGTTTGCGGTGGGGGCGGATAATGTGGCGTTAGAGCGGATTCCGTCGCCGCGGATGGAGGTGCATGTGCATCTGCTGGTGGAGAGTGGGATTCATATTATCGAGTGCTTGAATTTGGAGGGGTTGGCGCAGGCGGGGGTGTATGAGTTTGCGTTTGTGGCGGCGCCTTTGAAGATTGTGGGGGGGGACTGGGGCTCCGGTGCGGGCGTTTGGGCTGCTGGGGTGAGGGGCGTGGCGACGGTGGGGGGTGCTTGGCCGACCGGCGAACGCCGTTGCGACGTTGTGATGTTGATGCTGAAGGAGGCCAGACCAAGGAGTTGTGGGAGATGGATGCGACTCGGCATGCGGTGCGCGCCAGAGCGCGGTCGGCCGGAGTAG
- a CDS encoding DUF4262 domain-containing protein: protein MAEIRSNIAEYGFHVYVVAGGGVPHYGYTIGLSESLGAELILAGAYFYELDDVAKIIRIVAGELRAPVIERKLYAEDSSWGTFSLRQVHMSWAQGLMLGVFDYYQTKTIAAYQLLPDEEHWTIDIPDLSRTWSPDLAPAWRWLHEPWTFPVPSNSTALTNLDALRGARATEAVRWEEDEWEVFAGAGPDATRAERRVVPLGVLLAADASLLPVVDLPVGSGLWRDAESGWHPWANSEGGDSVA from the coding sequence TTGGCAGAAATTCGGAGCAACATTGCCGAATATGGGTTCCATGTGTATGTGGTCGCCGGAGGAGGCGTTCCACATTACGGCTACACAATTGGATTGAGCGAGTCGCTGGGTGCGGAACTTATTTTGGCGGGCGCGTATTTCTATGAATTGGATGACGTCGCCAAGATAATTCGGATTGTGGCGGGTGAATTGCGAGCCCCTGTCATCGAGAGGAAGCTCTACGCCGAGGATTCTTCATGGGGCACATTCTCGCTGCGCCAGGTGCACATGAGTTGGGCTCAGGGGCTCATGCTTGGGGTCTTCGATTACTATCAGACAAAGACGATAGCGGCCTACCAACTCCTTCCTGATGAAGAGCACTGGACCATTGACATTCCGGACCTGAGCCGTACGTGGAGTCCGGACTTGGCGCCTGCTTGGCGATGGCTCCACGAACCGTGGACCTTCCCTGTGCCCAGTAATTCAACGGCCCTCACCAATCTCGATGCGCTTCGAGGCGCGCGCGCGACGGAAGCGGTGCGCTGGGAGGAAGACGAATGGGAGGTCTTCGCCGGGGCCGGCCCAGATGCGACAAGGGCCGAACGACGGGTAGTTCCCCTTGGCGTTCTGTTGGCCGCGGATGCTTCTCTTCTTCCGGTGGTAGACCTCCCGGTTGGCAGCGGATTGTGGCGCGACGCAGAATCGGGCTGGCACCCTTGGGCGAATTCCGAGGGCGGAGACTCGGTAGCGTAG
- a CDS encoding NAD(P)-dependent alcohol dehydrogenase translates to MRAAVYSKTKSGKVLQIVDVERPVPKDNEVLIRTRAASVNPLDWRMKSPRPGVDVAGEVVAAGKHVTQFKPGDAVFGLCRGAFAEYACASEAELVPKPEHLTFEQAASIPIAGLTALQALRDRGHLQPRQSVLINGAAGGVGTFAVQIARSLGADVTGVCSTRNVEMVRSLGAAEVIDYTREDFTRNGRHYDVLLDNVGNHTFSELRRVLTPRGLCVLTGAPKQLWAALARMLKAFAWPPFLHQKFTFFIAKRNQDDLTTLCALMRTGAVTPVIDKRYQLSATADAIAYVEQGHARAKVVIGFE, encoded by the coding sequence ATGAGAGCCGCGGTGTACTCCAAGACGAAGTCTGGAAAGGTGCTGCAGATCGTTGATGTCGAGCGCCCCGTCCCGAAGGATAACGAAGTTCTCATAAGAACCCGGGCGGCTTCCGTCAATCCACTGGACTGGCGCATGAAGAGCCCACGGCCCGGCGTGGATGTTGCCGGCGAGGTCGTTGCCGCCGGCAAACACGTCACCCAATTCAAGCCCGGAGACGCGGTTTTCGGCCTATGTCGAGGCGCCTTCGCCGAGTATGCCTGCGCCTCCGAGGCGGAGTTGGTGCCGAAGCCGGAGCACCTCACATTCGAGCAAGCCGCGAGTATACCCATTGCCGGGCTCACGGCGCTCCAGGCACTTCGGGATAGAGGGCACCTTCAACCACGGCAGTCTGTCCTGATCAACGGAGCCGCGGGTGGCGTTGGCACGTTCGCGGTACAGATTGCCAGGTCACTCGGCGCCGATGTCACAGGTGTGTGCAGCACCAGGAATGTCGAAATGGTGCGGTCACTCGGCGCGGCCGAGGTCATTGACTACACCCGGGAAGACTTCACCCGGAATGGACGGCATTACGACGTGCTCCTCGACAACGTCGGAAACCACACCTTCTCCGAATTGCGGCGCGTTCTGACGCCGCGTGGCCTGTGTGTGCTGACCGGCGCCCCCAAGCAACTCTGGGCCGCCCTGGCACGCATGCTCAAGGCGTTTGCCTGGCCGCCCTTCCTGCACCAGAAGTTCACGTTCTTTATCGCGAAGCGGAACCAAGACGACCTGACCACTCTGTGCGCACTCATGAGAACCGGAGCAGTCACGCCGGTGATCGATAAGCGCTATCAACTGAGTGCGACCGCCGATGCGATCGCTTATGTCGAGCAAGGCCATGCCCGAGCAAAAGTAGTCATAGGCTTCGAATAG
- a CDS encoding YbaB/EbfC family nucleoid-associated protein, translating into MKFPGGGNMQAMMKQAQQMQQRLQEEIAAIRVEASAGGGMVTVKMDGQKHCTAVVIDPEAAGDAEMLADMMQAAFNEAVRKVEEETQKKTSGMLGGMGLPPGLF; encoded by the coding sequence ATGAAATTCCCCGGCGGCGGCAATATGCAAGCCATGATGAAGCAGGCGCAACAGATGCAGCAGCGCCTCCAGGAAGAAATTGCGGCGATCCGTGTGGAAGCGAGCGCGGGCGGCGGCATGGTGACGGTGAAGATGGACGGCCAGAAGCACTGCACGGCCGTGGTGATCGATCCGGAAGCGGCGGGCGACGCCGAGATGCTGGCCGACATGATGCAGGCCGCGTTCAACGAAGCCGTGCGCAAAGTGGAAGAGGAAACGCAGAAGAAGACGTCGGGCATGCTGGGCGGCATGGGGCTGCCTCCAGGCCTGTTCTAG
- the dnaX gene encoding DNA polymerase III subunit gamma/tau gives MYQVIARKYRPRTFAELIGQEHVRTTLENAITQQRIAHGYILAGQRGTGKTTIARILARCLNCVEGPTATPCGVCSSCIETSQSNAPDVIEIDAASNRGINEMRELRENVRYRPSRDRYKVFIIDEAHQITNEAFNALLKTLEEPPEWAVFVLCTTESHKIPTTIASRCQQFSFRSVDFHEVVGRMEEICKAEGIEAEPEALAVIAQAGEGSVRDSFSALDQAIACCGNMLTGAAVRDLLGMYSLASLERVTEALVAGQTAAMLEIVAELESAGKNLQQFCREMARYFRNLLVAKITGKETRLIPAAAPEQARMRDTSAQFSEEDLTRWLQLTLELYGQLQYSMQPRLHVELGLMRLVHAGRIKPIEEALKELAAGGGVSAPAARPAAAPVRAASVTERTHAPYSGPRPAAPAQSVSYQAPAVRAAAPPPPPVAAKPVTAVEPGSTKEKLVAALQEMRSAMSVQAVEDSQLIEGQSVVEFLAPRSAKLGLMAKDVEKALAQVLGRAVRVKITIDEAAVAAAPEKKPQTAQGEDEATERAMAHPDVQRFQEIFPGSQVRGVRDLKE, from the coding sequence ATGTACCAGGTCATCGCCCGTAAGTATCGTCCCCGCACCTTCGCCGAGCTGATCGGGCAGGAGCATGTGCGCACGACGCTCGAGAACGCGATTACGCAGCAGCGCATCGCACACGGATATATCCTTGCCGGTCAACGCGGTACGGGCAAGACCACAATCGCCCGCATCCTGGCTCGATGTCTGAACTGCGTGGAGGGGCCGACGGCGACCCCCTGCGGCGTCTGTTCGTCCTGCATCGAGACCTCGCAGAGCAACGCTCCGGACGTCATCGAGATTGACGCGGCTTCGAACCGCGGCATCAATGAGATGCGAGAGCTACGGGAGAACGTCCGCTACCGTCCGTCGCGGGACCGCTACAAAGTCTTCATTATTGACGAAGCCCACCAGATTACGAACGAGGCCTTCAACGCGCTGCTGAAAACGCTGGAAGAGCCGCCCGAGTGGGCGGTGTTCGTCCTCTGTACGACCGAGTCCCACAAGATCCCGACAACCATCGCCTCACGCTGCCAGCAGTTCAGCTTCCGCAGCGTGGATTTCCACGAAGTGGTGGGGCGGATGGAAGAGATCTGCAAGGCCGAGGGAATCGAGGCCGAACCCGAAGCTCTGGCGGTGATTGCGCAGGCGGGCGAAGGGTCGGTGCGCGATTCGTTTTCCGCCCTCGACCAGGCTATTGCCTGCTGTGGCAACATGCTGACCGGCGCGGCGGTGCGCGATCTGCTGGGCATGTACTCGCTGGCCTCTTTGGAGCGCGTGACCGAGGCCCTGGTAGCCGGGCAGACGGCGGCAATGCTCGAGATTGTGGCCGAGCTCGAAAGCGCGGGCAAGAATCTGCAGCAGTTCTGCCGCGAGATGGCGCGCTATTTCCGCAACCTGCTGGTGGCCAAGATCACGGGCAAGGAGACGCGGCTGATTCCGGCGGCGGCTCCGGAGCAGGCGCGCATGCGCGATACCTCGGCCCAGTTCAGCGAAGAGGATCTGACGCGCTGGCTGCAGTTGACGCTGGAGTTGTACGGCCAGTTGCAGTATTCGATGCAGCCGCGGCTGCATGTGGAACTGGGTTTGATGCGGCTGGTGCACGCCGGGCGGATCAAGCCGATTGAAGAGGCGCTGAAGGAACTGGCGGCGGGCGGCGGAGTCAGCGCTCCGGCGGCACGGCCCGCGGCGGCTCCGGTTCGCGCCGCGTCTGTGACGGAACGAACCCATGCCCCGTATTCGGGACCGCGCCCGGCTGCTCCGGCCCAGAGCGTCTCCTATCAGGCCCCAGCAGTCCGCGCGGCGGCTCCGCCACCTCCGCCGGTAGCGGCAAAGCCGGTGACGGCGGTGGAACCAGGATCGACGAAAGAGAAGCTCGTCGCGGCCTTGCAGGAGATGCGCTCTGCGATGTCGGTGCAGGCCGTGGAAGATTCGCAGTTGATCGAGGGCCAGAGCGTCGTGGAGTTTCTGGCTCCGCGGTCGGCCAAGCTGGGCCTGATGGCAAAGGACGTGGAAAAGGCGCTGGCGCAGGTATTGGGCCGGGCGGTGCGCGTCAAGATCACGATCGACGAAGCAGCAGTGGCAGCCGCGCCCGAGAAGAAACCCCAGACGGCGCAAGGCGAAGACGAGGCTACCGAGCGTGCAATGGCCCATCCGGACGTGCAACGCTTTCAAGAGATATTCCCCGGCAGCCAGGTGCGGGGCGTACGAGATTTGAAGGAGTAG
- a CDS encoding carboxylesterase family protein, with the protein MSNSNSKNRFGFSRRHALLSATAGVTGMAGASSSADAATVQSARASCSTPPSAVAKTRYGKVRGYVDDGVLTFKGVPYGANTGGANRWLPAKPPVAWEGEYPALIYGANCPQRLHSWTSEQSFLFQWTDGWQSEDMLKLNIWTPSLTGKRPVMFYMHGGGFTFGSAYELASQDGAQMARHHDVVSVTVNHRLNSLGFLDVSTIGGPEYADSVNVGMTDLVAALRWVQENIANFGGDPGCVMIYGQSGGGSKVTTLLGMPSAEGLIQRASAQSGGGGNPPGIEESREYAKRVIAELGVTDMAALQKMEWARLNEVSNAVAAKMNPPMGSGGPTPAPGTARPRVGAGPTVDGRLITMRSFYDAAPEISKNVPLLFGSVSEEGNSMLSRPTEAEWLATLTRNYGEAKAQALVAGLKKAHPQKSIRTLSYMCGASGLNSLNMRNNVTRMATMKYNQKGAAAYTWYFSWQSPMLEDAGAWHTAELAFCFDNTRRCDQGTGNGPEAQALAKKMATAWANFARKGDPSQPGLKWEPFEPARGRTMVFGNNCRMADDPEAEVRKILLS; encoded by the coding sequence ATGTCGAATTCCAATTCGAAGAATCGTTTCGGATTCAGCCGCCGGCATGCGCTGCTGTCGGCGACGGCTGGGGTCACAGGAATGGCGGGCGCCTCCTCCAGTGCGGACGCTGCGACTGTGCAGAGTGCCCGGGCGAGTTGCAGTACTCCGCCGTCGGCCGTTGCGAAGACGCGCTACGGGAAGGTACGCGGGTACGTCGACGATGGCGTGCTGACCTTCAAAGGCGTCCCTTACGGGGCCAACACGGGCGGCGCGAACCGGTGGCTCCCGGCCAAGCCGCCTGTAGCCTGGGAGGGCGAATACCCGGCTCTGATCTATGGCGCCAACTGTCCGCAGCGGCTGCACAGCTGGACGAGCGAACAGAGTTTCCTGTTTCAGTGGACCGACGGCTGGCAAAGCGAGGACATGCTCAAGTTGAACATCTGGACGCCCAGCCTGACGGGGAAACGCCCCGTGATGTTCTACATGCATGGCGGCGGCTTCACGTTCGGTTCGGCTTACGAACTCGCCTCGCAGGACGGGGCGCAGATGGCCCGGCATCACGACGTGGTGTCGGTGACGGTGAATCACCGTCTCAACTCGCTCGGATTCCTCGATGTGTCCACGATCGGCGGGCCGGAATACGCGGATTCTGTGAACGTCGGCATGACGGACCTGGTGGCGGCGCTTCGCTGGGTTCAGGAAAACATCGCGAACTTCGGCGGTGATCCGGGCTGTGTCATGATTTACGGCCAGTCCGGGGGCGGCTCGAAGGTGACCACGCTGCTGGGGATGCCGTCGGCGGAGGGATTGATCCAGCGCGCGTCGGCGCAATCGGGTGGGGGTGGCAATCCTCCCGGCATCGAGGAGTCGAGAGAGTACGCCAAGCGTGTGATCGCCGAGCTGGGGGTTACGGACATGGCGGCCCTCCAGAAGATGGAATGGGCCAGGTTGAATGAGGTCAGCAACGCGGTTGCGGCCAAGATGAACCCGCCGATGGGGTCTGGTGGGCCGACGCCGGCGCCGGGCACGGCCAGACCGCGGGTTGGCGCGGGACCGACTGTCGACGGCCGCCTGATTACGATGCGGTCCTTCTACGATGCGGCGCCGGAGATTTCGAAGAATGTGCCGCTGCTGTTCGGCTCAGTGAGTGAAGAGGGGAACTCCATGCTCTCCCGGCCCACGGAGGCCGAGTGGCTGGCGACTCTCACGAGAAACTATGGCGAGGCCAAGGCCCAGGCCCTGGTGGCCGGGCTGAAGAAGGCGCATCCGCAGAAGAGCATTCGCACACTGTCCTACATGTGCGGCGCCAGCGGGTTGAACAGCCTGAATATGCGCAACAATGTGACCCGCATGGCCACGATGAAGTACAACCAGAAGGGCGCGGCCGCCTACACGTGGTACTTCTCCTGGCAGTCACCGATGCTGGAGGATGCGGGCGCCTGGCACACGGCGGAGCTGGCGTTTTGCTTCGACAATACGAGGCGCTGCGATCAGGGAACCGGCAATGGGCCGGAGGCTCAGGCGCTGGCGAAGAAGATGGCGACGGCGTGGGCCAACTTCGCCAGAAAAGGCGACCCCAGTCAGCCGGGCCTAAAGTGGGAACCGTTCGAGCCGGCGCGAGGCCGGACGATGGTGTTCGGCAACAACTGCCGGATGGCGGACGATCCGGAAGCGGAAGTCCGGAAGATCCTGCTGTCCTGA